In Candidatus Promineifilum breve, one genomic interval encodes:
- the treS gene encoding maltose alpha-D-glucosyltransferase: MSDKPWYQEAVFFELNIRAYRDSNGDGIGDFRGAIDKLDYIRSLGVDCIWVQPMYPSPLKDDGYDVADYTGILPDFGTLDDFRAFLDAAHARGLRVVTDLVMNHCSEEHAWFQAARQDRHSPYRDYFVWSDTPEKYSGARIIFLDVEPSNWTYDEVAGQYFWHRFYASQPDLNYENPAVHEEMLNVLRFWLDMGIDGFRADAVPYLYEREGTNSENLPETHEFLKKVRRLVDEEYPGRVIIAEANQWPEDLLPYFGDGDEFHVCFHFPIMPRLFMALKSGDKTPIIDILARTPPIPPGAQWMTFLRNHDELTLEMVTPEERQWMWEQYAPDPRMRLNMGIRRRLTPLLDNDKRRWLALNALFLSLPGTPILYYGDEIGMGENIWLDDRHGVRTPMQWSAATNAGFSEAEKTYQPVIDDAEYSYRHLNVAAQETDANSYLNWTRYLVAARQAQPALRAGTLAWVETGHAAVLAFRRAEGDNRVLCVFNLSDTARPSGIIPATTQTDLLSRDKRSFPAGEEIHLSPYECLWLLEN; encoded by the coding sequence ATGTCCGACAAACCCTGGTATCAGGAGGCTGTTTTCTTTGAGTTGAACATCCGCGCCTATCGCGACTCGAACGGCGACGGCATCGGCGACTTTCGCGGGGCCATCGACAAGCTGGACTATATCCGCTCGCTGGGCGTCGATTGCATCTGGGTGCAGCCCATGTACCCCTCGCCGCTGAAGGATGACGGCTACGACGTGGCCGACTACACCGGCATCCTGCCCGACTTCGGCACACTCGACGACTTCCGGGCCTTCCTCGACGCCGCCCACGCCCGCGGCCTGCGCGTCGTCACCGACCTGGTGATGAACCATTGCTCGGAGGAACATGCCTGGTTCCAGGCCGCCCGGCAGGATCGCCACTCCCCCTATCGCGATTACTTCGTCTGGAGCGACACGCCGGAGAAGTATAGCGGCGCGCGGATCATCTTTCTGGACGTGGAGCCGTCGAACTGGACTTACGATGAAGTGGCCGGGCAATACTTCTGGCATCGCTTCTATGCCAGCCAGCCCGACCTGAACTACGAGAATCCCGCCGTCCACGAGGAGATGTTGAACGTCCTGCGCTTCTGGCTCGATATGGGCATCGACGGCTTCCGCGCCGACGCCGTGCCCTATCTCTACGAACGCGAGGGCACCAATAGCGAGAACCTGCCGGAAACGCACGAATTTCTGAAGAAGGTGCGCCGTCTGGTGGATGAGGAGTATCCCGGCCGGGTGATCATCGCCGAGGCCAATCAGTGGCCCGAAGACCTGCTGCCCTATTTCGGTGACGGCGACGAGTTCCACGTCTGCTTCCACTTCCCGATCATGCCCCGGCTCTTCATGGCCCTCAAGAGCGGCGACAAAACGCCCATCATCGACATCCTGGCCCGTACCCCGCCCATTCCGCCCGGCGCGCAATGGATGACCTTCCTGCGCAACCACGACGAGCTGACGCTGGAGATGGTGACGCCGGAGGAGCGGCAATGGATGTGGGAACAATACGCCCCCGATCCGCGGATGCGCCTCAATATGGGCATCCGGCGGCGGCTGACCCCGCTGCTGGACAACGACAAGCGCCGCTGGCTGGCCCTGAACGCGCTCTTTCTGTCGCTGCCGGGCACGCCCATCCTGTATTACGGCGACGAAATCGGCATGGGCGAGAACATTTGGCTGGACGACCGCCACGGCGTGCGCACGCCGATGCAATGGTCGGCGGCCACTAACGCCGGCTTCTCCGAGGCCGAGAAGACCTACCAGCCCGTCATCGACGATGCGGAATATAGCTATCGTCACCTCAACGTCGCCGCCCAGGAGACCGACGCCAATTCCTATCTGAACTGGACGCGCTATCTGGTGGCCGCGCGCCAGGCCCAACCGGCCCTGCGAGCCGGAACGCTGGCCTGGGTGGAGACGGGCCACGCCGCCGTGCTGGCCTTCCGGCGCGCGGAGGGGGACAACCGGGTGCTGTGCGTCTTCAACCTGAGCGACACGGCCCGGCCGTCGGGCATCATCCCCGCCACGACGCAGACCGATCTGCTCTCGCGCGACAAGCGCTCGTTCCCGGCCGGTGAAGAAATACATCTGTCGCCCTATGAATGTCTGTGGCTGCTGGAGAATTAG
- a CDS encoding carbohydrate ABC transporter permease yields the protein MGSIKSQQRYGRLLVNGALLILVLIWTIPTLGLFVSSFRSREAIQATGWWKIFPHRAFETVETLSPADMGLDPTGPMVIDGVETTFEELREVGITTPAGKYYRWVGNRRLGRIEVQEESWTVDWDFSLENYRQVLSGKDFEYTRPDGSVEIIPGDDFVSAFLNSLAVAVPATLIPILVAAFAAYGFAWMRFPGRRVLFIMVVALLVVPLQIALVPILKDFRSLNINGTFLAMWLAHTGFGLPLATYLLFNYISQLPRETLESAFIDGASHFVVFRRLILPLSVPALASFAIFQFLWVWNDYLVALIFLGGNPETKVITQRLADIVGSRGNDWHLLTAGAFITMLLPMIVFFGLQRFFVRGLLAGSVKG from the coding sequence ATGGGCAGCATCAAGAGTCAACAACGTTATGGCCGCCTGCTGGTCAACGGCGCGCTACTGATCCTGGTTCTGATCTGGACCATCCCGACGCTCGGCCTGTTCGTCTCCAGCTTCCGCAGCCGCGAGGCGATCCAGGCCACCGGCTGGTGGAAGATCTTCCCCCATCGCGCCTTCGAGACGGTGGAGACGCTCAGCCCGGCCGACATGGGCCTCGACCCGACCGGCCCGATGGTCATCGACGGCGTGGAGACGACGTTTGAGGAGTTGCGCGAGGTCGGCATCACGACGCCCGCAGGCAAGTACTACCGCTGGGTAGGCAACCGCCGCCTCGGCCGCATCGAGGTGCAGGAAGAGAGCTGGACGGTCGATTGGGATTTCTCGCTGGAGAACTACCGCCAGGTGTTGAGCGGCAAGGACTTCGAATACACCCGGCCCGACGGCTCGGTCGAGATCATCCCCGGCGATGATTTCGTCAGCGCCTTCCTCAATAGTCTGGCCGTGGCCGTGCCGGCCACGCTCATCCCCATCCTGGTGGCCGCCTTTGCCGCCTATGGTTTCGCCTGGATGCGCTTCCCCGGCCGGCGGGTGCTGTTCATCATGGTCGTGGCCCTGCTGGTGGTGCCGCTGCAGATCGCTCTCGTGCCCATCCTGAAGGACTTCCGTTCCCTGAATATCAACGGCACCTTCCTGGCGATGTGGCTGGCCCATACCGGCTTTGGTCTGCCGCTGGCGACCTACCTGCTGTTCAACTACATCAGCCAATTGCCGCGGGAGACGCTGGAATCGGCCTTCATCGACGGCGCGTCCCACTTCGTCGTCTTCCGGCGGCTCATCCTGCCGCTATCGGTGCCGGCGCTGGCCTCGTTCGCCATCTTCCAGTTCCTATGGGTCTGGAACGACTACCTGGTGGCCCTCATCTTCCTGGGCGGCAACCCGGAGACGAAGGTCATCACCCAACGCCTGGCCGACATCGTCGGCTCGCGCGGCAACGACTGGCACTTGCTGACCGCCGGCGCGTTCATCACGATGCTGCTGCCGATGATCGTCTTCTTCGGCCTGCAGCGCTTCTTTGTGCGCGGCCTGCTGGCCGGTTCGGTCAAGGGATAG
- a CDS encoding carbohydrate ABC transporter permease — MRTDTSQAQPGLLTRLLTWLLRIALPVAILAIAFLVMYLGFDFLRAGSAPKWLVVIVAIIWGVGGVAALYWLFNWIVERMGDEWRGRLQPFVFVGPAVAMLIWFLAFPVLRTFWISLFNRDGPPDGWLNWGDLGGSFAALGERFVGLNNYVAVFTDRLMLEAFRNNVMWIVFGATITVIIGLLIAVLADRSSFERLGKSAIFLPMAISFVGAGVIWNFVYEVRPVNAEQIGLLNAIVVNLGGQPQPWPAWTAISPWNNLFLIVIVIWLQVGYAMVLFSAALKGIPADLMEAGRVDGANEIQIFFRIMIPYIMGTIITVSTTVLIFTLKIFDVVWVMTGGQFGTDVIATQFYRQSFIARNSGYGSAIAVVLLIAIVPVMIYNLKQFREQEAF, encoded by the coding sequence ATGCGAACTGATACCTCTCAGGCACAACCGGGCTTATTGACCCGGCTCCTGACATGGCTGCTACGCATTGCCTTGCCCGTTGCCATCCTGGCCATCGCCTTTCTCGTGATGTATCTGGGGTTCGACTTCCTGCGGGCGGGGAGTGCGCCGAAGTGGTTGGTTGTTATCGTTGCCATCATCTGGGGCGTGGGCGGCGTAGCCGCTCTTTACTGGCTTTTCAACTGGATCGTGGAGCGCATGGGCGACGAATGGCGCGGCCGGTTACAGCCGTTTGTCTTCGTCGGTCCGGCCGTCGCCATGTTGATTTGGTTTCTGGCTTTCCCGGTCTTGCGCACATTTTGGATTAGCCTCTTCAACCGCGATGGCCCGCCGGATGGCTGGCTCAACTGGGGCGATTTGGGCGGCAGCTTTGCCGCCCTGGGCGAGCGCTTTGTCGGCCTCAATAACTACGTGGCCGTCTTCACCGACCGGCTCATGCTGGAGGCGTTCCGCAACAATGTGATGTGGATCGTCTTCGGCGCGACGATTACGGTCATCATTGGCCTGCTCATCGCCGTACTGGCCGACCGCAGCAGCTTCGAGCGCCTGGGCAAGTCGGCTATCTTCCTGCCCATGGCCATCTCCTTCGTCGGCGCCGGCGTTATCTGGAACTTCGTCTACGAGGTGCGCCCGGTCAACGCCGAGCAGATCGGCCTGTTGAACGCCATCGTTGTCAACCTGGGCGGTCAGCCGCAACCCTGGCCGGCGTGGACGGCCATCTCGCCCTGGAACAATCTCTTTCTGATCGTGATCGTCATCTGGCTCCAGGTGGGCTACGCCATGGTTCTCTTCTCGGCCGCGCTCAAGGGCATCCCCGCCGACCTGATGGAAGCGGGCCGCGTCGATGGTGCCAATGAGATCCAGATTTTCTTCCGGATTATGATCCCCTACATCATGGGCACGATCATCACCGTCAGTACCACGGTCCTCATCTTTACCCTGAAAATATTCGACGTAGTCTGGGTAATGACCGGAGGACAGTTCGGCACGGACGTGATCGCCACGCAGTTCTACCGGCAGTCGTTCATCGCCCGCAATTCCGGATACGGTTCGGCCATTGCCGTGGTACTGCTCATCGCCATCGTCCCGGTCATGATCTACAACCTGAAGCAATTCCGCGAGCAGGAGGCCTTCTAA